The DNA window CGAAGGATATGCGCGCGCCCGCAGGCCAGGTCGCCGATAGCCGGCAAGCGGTCTCTACCGACCACGCCCCGAATTCGAGCAGGCCGACTCGGTCTTCCGAGACGATGACATCCAACCGATCTTCGGCGTCTTGCGTGATCGGCACGGCATGAAAGCCCGCGATCTTCTCGGTCGCGACATCGATGATGGGTTCGAACGCCATTTCCAGGCGGTCCGAGAGATCGACCTTCTGGGGCACGTCGCGCCACCTGCGCGGCGTAGATGCAGGCTTCTGGTTTAGCGCCGGGGTCAGTGGCGTCGCCGGTGGCGGCGCCGGGGAACGAGGCTCCTTTCGTTGAGGCTCGCGGTCGAATCGCAGATAGTCCTGGCGCGAATATGTTTCGAGCCAAACCCATGTCCCATTGGACAACCGTTTCGGGACGAGGGCGAAGCGCATATATTTACGTCTCCGCCTGAAAAGTCGTCCAAACCGGAATCTCATCGCGTTGTTTCCTCCTCTTTGAGACTAATTCTCAGTGTTAATAGCTAAGCAAGGTTTAACCTCTCGGTCATCTTTTTGGCGCGGATGGTCACCGGTTCGTCTGGGTTTTGCCTGCGAACCATCGTGCCCGGCTTGACTTGGCGTGGTGCTCGGTTACCCACGTCGACGGGCCACGCGGTCCCAACGCCGCGCGTGCTCTCTGTGAGGAGAGTTTTGAAATGAATGACTTACCTGCGCGCAAACCCGCGCGCCCATACTTTTCGTCCGGTCCCTGCGCCAAACCGCCGGGCTGGAATCCTGCCGAAATTGCCACGGAAGTGATGGGGCGTTCGCACCGCTCCAAGCTCGGCAAGGCGCGATTAAAAAAATCCATCGATCTGCTGCGCGAGGTGCTCGAAGTGCCCGAATCGCACCGAATCGGCATCGTGCCGGCGTCCGATACCGGCGCGGTGGAGATGGCGATGTGGTCGATGCTCGGCGCGCGCCCGGTCACGACCCTGGCATGGGAAAGCTTCGGCGAAGGCTGGGTGACCGACGCGGTCAAGCAGCTCAAGATCGACCCGACCGTGATCCGCGCCGATTATGGTGACCTTCCCGATCTCTTGCAGGTCGACTGGTCGAACGATGTGATCTTCACCTGGAACGGCACCACCAGCGGTGTGCGCGTGCCAGATGCCGATTGGATCGCTGTCGACCGCGAGGGCCTCACCATCGCCGATGCGACCAGCGCGGTGTTTGCGCAGGATATCGACTGGGACAAGGTCGATGTGCTGACCTTCAGCTGGCAGAAAGTACTCGGCGGCGAAGGTGCGCATGGCGTGCTGATCCTCGGCCCGCGCGCTGTCGAACGGCTCGAGAGCTTTACGCCCGATCGTCCGCTGCCCAAGATCTTCCGCCTGACCAAGGGCGGCAAGCTGATCGAAGGCATCTTCAAGGGCGAGACGATCAACACGCCCTCGATGCTCGCGGTCGAGGATGCGATCTGGGCGCTCGAATGGGCCAAGGGGATCGGCGGGCTTTCCGCGATGAAGGCCCGCGCGAATGCCAACGCCGCTGCGCTCGATGCGATCGTGAAGGAGCGCGACTGGATCGGCCATCTCGCCGCCGACCCGGCCAACCGCTCGAACACCAGCGTCTGTCTGACGGTCGAAGGTGCCGATACCGACATGATCAAGCGGATGGCCGCGCTGCTCGAAGAGCACGATGCCGCCTATGACGTGGCCGGCTATCGCGATGCCCCTGCGGGCTTGCGCATCTGGTGCGGAGCGACCGTGGACACCGCCGATATCGAGGCGCTCGGCCCGTGGCTCGACTGGGCTTACGAGACCGTCTCCCATTAATTCAATTCGTCATCCCCGCGAAGGCGGGGACCCGGCTTCCGACGCTGGAGATGGATTCCCGCCTGCGCGGGAATGACGAAGTAGAAGGAAAATTCCATGAAACCCAAAGTCCTCATTTCCGACAAGATGGACCCCAAGGCCGCCGAAATCTTCACTGCCAATGGCTGCGACGTCGACGTGAAGCCCGGCATGACACCCGACGAACTCAAATCCGTGATCGGCGAATATGACGGGCTCGCGATCCGTTCGTCGACCAAGGTCACGCCCGAAATCCTCGAAGCCGCGACCAATCTCAAGGTAATCGGCCGCGCCGGCATCGGCGTCGACAATGTCGACATCCCTGCCGCCAGCGCGGGCGGTGTGGTGGTGATGAACACGCCGTTCGGCAACTCGATCACCACCGCCGAACACGCGATCGCCATGCTGTTCGCGCTCGCGCGGCAGATCCCGATGGCCGACCGCGAGACCAAGGCGGGCGAATGGCCCAAATCCAAATATATGGGCGTGGAGCTGACCGGTAAGACGCTCGGCCTGATCGGCGCCGGCAATATCGGCTCGATCGTCGCCGCGCGCGCTCTGGGGCTGAAGATGAAGGTGATCGCATTCGATCCCTATCTCACCGCCGATCGTGCGGTCGAAATGGGCGTCGAGAAGGTCGATCTCGACACGCTGCTCGCGCGCGCCGATTTCATCACGCTCCACACCCCGCTGACCGACGAGACGCGGGGCATCCTCTCGGCCGAGAACCTCGCCAAGACCAAGAAGGGCGTGCGCATCGTCAATTGCGCGCGCGGCGGGCTGATCGACGAGGCGGCGCTCAAGGACGCGCTCGAAAGCGGACAGGTCGGCGGGGCGGCGCTCGACGTGTTCGAAACCGAACCGGCCAAGGAATCGCCGCTGTTCGATGCGCCCAATTTCATCTGCACCCCGCATCTGGGCGCTTCGACCACCGAGGCGCAGGTCAATGTCGCGATCCAGGTCGCCGAGCAGATGGCCGATTACCTGACCACCGGCGGCGTCACCAATGCGCTGAACGTGCCGAGCCTCAGCGCCGAGGAAGCCCCCAAGCTGAAGCCCTATATGGCGCTGGCGGAAAAGCTCGGCTCGCTGGTCGGCCAGATTGCCACCGGCAACATCACCAGCGTGGCGATCGAAGTCGAAGGCGCGGCGGCGGAGCTCAACCAGAAGCCGATCACCGCCGCGGTGCTGGCCGGGATCATGAGCCACTATTCGCAGTCGGTGAACATGGTCAACGCGCCGTACCTGGCCAAGGAACGCGGGCTCGAAGTCAGCGAAATCCGCAACCAGCGCGAAGGCACCTATCACACGCTGCTGCGGATCACCTATGTCGCGGACAAGGGCAAACGCTCGGTCGCGGGCACGCTTTTCGGCGATGCCGCACCGCGCCTGGTCGAGCTGGCCGGCGTCAATATCGAGGCCGCGCTCGAGGACGAGATGATCTACATCGTCAACGAGGATACGCCCGGCTTCATCGGCCGGATCGGCTCGCTGCTGGGCGATCACGGCATCAATATCGGCAACTTCAACCTCGGCCGACGGGCGACCACCGGCGAAGCGGTGCTGCTGCTGAGCGTCGACCAGCCGGTCGGGCAGGACGTGATCGACGCGGCGTGTGAACTCGAGAGCGTGAAGCGCGTGAAAGCGCTGTCATTCTAGACTGGACAGAAGGGTGCCCGCCCTTCGGGGCGGGCACCTTCCTTATCATTACCCGTCGTTGAATTCGCCCGGGTTCGGGCCCATCCGGCCATCTTCGCTGTCGAGAGCGTCGATCTTGGCCATCTGATCGTCGCTCAGTTCGAACGACAGCGCGCTGAAATTGTCGCGGATATGATCGGGGTTGGTCGAGCGCGGCAGCACCGTGAAGCCGTGCTGGATATGCCAGCGGATGATCACCGCGCTGGCGGACTGCCCGGTTTCCTCTGCAATCGCCTTGACCGTCTCGTTGCTCATCCCGTTGCCCTGGCCGAGCGGGGACCAGCTCTGGGTGACGATGCCCATATCCTCGTGCACCTTGCGCATCTCGCGTTGCTGGAAGCTCGGGTGCAATTCAATCTGGTTGAGCGCCGGGGTCACCCCGGTCTCGTCGACGATGCGTTTCAGATCCTGTTCGCGGAAGTTCGAGACGCCGATCGACTTGGCTTTGCCTTCGTCGCGGATCTCGATCATCGCCTTCCAGGTGTCGACGAACAGATCGTTGTCGGGGCAGGGCCAGTGGATCAGCAGCATGTCGACATGCTCGCGCCCAAGGCGCGAAAGGCTGTTGTCCATCGCCTTCTTGGTCCGCTCGTAGCCCTGGCTGGCGTTCCAGATCTTGGTCTGGAGGAAGATATCGGACCAGTCGCCGATGCCTTTGCCGACGCCTTCTTCGTTCTTGTAGATCGCGGCCGTGTCGACGAGCCAGTATCCGGCTTCAAGCGCGGCGCGCACCGCATCGGGGGCGTTGTCCTCGTCGATCTGCCAGGTGCCGAAGCCGAGCTGCGGAATGTGGCGGCCGTCGTTGAGGGGGAGGGTAGGTTGGTCGGTCATTCAAATCTCCTGTTCGAACGACCAATGCGCGAATGAAAGAAAATGTCCTGACGCGCGAATGCCCTAGCCCATGAACCCCAGGTCGGCGGTGGCGAAGCGCCCGATATTGGGCGCGATCGTCGGCAATTCGGACGGCGCGACGCCAAACCAGCGCGCGAGCGTCGACGAATACTGATCGACCGACGTGGTGGGCAGCAACCGTCCCTGGCCGACCTGGTCGGGCGTATCGAGGCCGATATGCGGTGCGGTGCCGAAGAAGCGCCCGCCATTGACGGCGCCGCCGAGCACCATGTGGTGCGAGCCCCAGCCGTGATCCGAACCGTCACCGTTCGAGGCCAGTGTGCGCCCGAAATCGGAGGCGGTGAAGCTGGTCACGGCATCGGCAACGCCAAGCTCGACGGTGGCGCGGTAGAAGGCGTCCATCGCGAAATCGAGCTGTCCCATCAGGGGCCCGTGCTTGGCCATCAGATCGTCGTGATTGTCGAACCCGCCCATGCTGACGAAGAAGACCTGCCGTTTCACGCCGAGGGCGGATCGCGCGGCGATCATGCGAGCGACGATTTCGAGCTGCCCGGCCAGCCGATTGTTGCCCCCCGGATCGTTGAAATCGGTGATCACGCTCACCTTTGAGAGCGCGTCGTTGAGAAACCCCTCGGTCTGGATCGAGCGCTGGCAGGTGCGCGCATAATCGGCTTCGAGCACGTGGCCGCTCGATTGCGTCATCAGGCTGCGCAGCGCCTCGCGCGCGCCCGAATGGCCGTACACGTTGCGCGAGAGCGCGTTGACCCCGACCGCGCCCTTGTTCGACACCTGATAGCCGAAGGCGTTGCTACCCGGCAGGAAGACCGCATTGCCGCCTGCCGAAACGCAGGTGAAGATCGCATTGTGGTTCGACGACAGGGCCAAATCGCCCAGCCTGCCGCCCCAGCCGACGGTCGATCCTTCGGAATTGAAGCTCTGCCAGGTAGATTGCTGATCGTTGTGCGAGAACAGCTTGGCCGGGCGCGGATAGGCGCGGTGATTGCCGCTCTTGTATTGCTCCAGCGTCAGCGGCGCGACCAGCGGCCCGACATTGAGCAGCGGAGCCATCCGTTTTTCGGCGAAGCGCCGGGCCATCCGCGGCATGAACGGGTTCATCGCATAGCGAATATCGTCGGTCAGGCGCTGGTCTTCGGGCGTGGTGAGCGCTGTGGCGGCGAGGTCAGCGCGCGGGATCGCGATCCCGCCACCGGCCTCTCCATTGCCGCCACGGATCGCCGAATAGCGCGCGTAATTGCTCGCATCGAACGGCACGATCATGTTCGAATGGTCATTACCGCCGAACAGGAAGATGCAGACCAGGGCCTTGTAGCCTCCGCCGCCGTCGAATGCGGCTGCCTGCGCGATGTTGTGCAGGCCGAGCGCGTAGGAAGACGCCGCGCCCGCAATCGCGAACTGGCCGCTGCGCTGAAGGAAAGCACGCCGCGTGATATCGTCGAGTTTGCCGATGAACATGGGGTCGGCGCTCCTATTTCTGGACCAGATATTCGGGCGAGGCCATGACCAGCAGGACCGCAAGGAATACGCGCTTCTGCTTGTCGCTCTCGCTTGAGCTTTCGGTCACGGTTTTCTCTGCCAGGGCATCGCGGATCAGCGTTTTCGTCGCATCGGTCAGCTGGTCCGCGGTGAGGAGGAGCGAGAGCCGATCGACCAGCTTGTCGGGCTGGTGGGCGAGGGCGAGTTCGGCGGTGTAGGGCGCGGACACGCCTTTCAGGGCCCAGTGCTTGTTCTCGATCACTTTCTCGATGAAATTGACGTAGCCGGCAATGCTGATCTCGTCGACGATCTGGAATTCGGGCGCGACCATGTCGTTGGCGGCAGCCTGCGAATTGCTGGGAATGTGGCCCGGCCGGTAGAAATTGAACACCGAGGGCGAGCGCAGCGGACTTTGCGCCAGTTCGTCATCGGCATCGGACAGGTTCTGGACCTGCCATCTGCCGTCGGATGAAGTCGCCCCGAAGGTCAGCGCCCATTGCGCCAGCCGCAGCATCGGTTCGCGCAATTTGCCGAAGCCCCACGAGGTGAGACTGTCCGCCGAAAGCGCTTCCTGATCCAGCAGGATCGCCTTGAACACCGCGCGCAAATCGCCGCGCTGGCCGCTCCCGTTATCGGCGAAGGTGGCGGCAACGCGGGAGACATAAGCGCGGCTCGGATTGCTGGTGACCAGCCGCTGGATCATCTGCTGGCCGAAAAACGGGCCGACATTGGGATGGTTGAACAATGTGTCGAGCGCGGTCTTGAGCGCGGCTTCGGGGCCCGTTCCAGCAGGGATCGTCGTGCCCAGGAAGCTCTTCTCGAGCGCGGAATGGAACCCGCTTTTGCGCGTGTATTTCCACTTCGAAGGGTCGGTCGTCATGGGCAGCTGGGTGTATTCGATGCTGTCGACCGAACTGCCGGGAGCGTCCGGCCGGGGGATCTTCGTGTTCTGCGAGTAATCGAAATCGTAACCCGTGAAGACCTTGGCCAGCCCGGTCACGTCGTCATTGGTGTAGGTTTCGATCGGGGCGCCGTTGCTACCGAGCGTCGGCGTGCCGTCCTGCTCCAGCCGGTAGAGCCCGATCGTGAACAATTGCATCACTTCGCGGGCGTAATTCTCGTCGGGCTCGCGTCCCTTGGAATCGGCCGCCCGGTTGCCGCGGGTGTTGAGCCACACGCCCATCGCGGGGTTGAGCGTGATGTCTTCGAGCAGGTCGCGGAAATTGCCGAAGGCGCGGGCGGAGAGGATGTCCCAGTATTTCGCCATGGCCTGACTGCGCCACGCGAAGTTGACTCCGTTGGTCGAGACCACGAAGAATTGCGACAGCGCCAGTGCGATCCGTCGCCGCACGCCGTCCTCGGGCATCATCAACTGCGCCCAGGCCATGTGGTCGGCCAGGCTCGAATTGTTGAAATACTTGTTCGAATCGACCCGGTCGTAGCCTTGGGCATTCATCCAGCTGCGCCCCGTGCGCGCGACCGGCGCGGCCATCCGCGCATCGAGCCATGGTTCGTAGCCATCGCGCTTCACCGCCTCGATATCGCCGATTGAGGCGGACAGTCCGGCATGGAGCAGGAAGCGCGCCGCGGCGGCATCGGTGGCGGGCTTGGCGACCGTGGGCGGAGGAGGTCCGCCACCGCCGCCGCCCTCGCCGGTCGGGGGAGCGGGCGATCCGCCGCTGTCTCCGCCGCAAGCGGCCAGCGCGAGCGCGGCGGCCAAAGGCGCGGCGCTTTTCAGCGCGGTTGCATCGCGCGGGGCGTCGCCCTCGATTTCGCGCACATGGTCATCGGCTGCGTGCGGTGCAGCCTCTAGTTCAATACCCACCGGTTCTGGACCTCCCAGTCCGAGCGATCCGTCCGGCGATCCCGAATGGCCGGAGCGGTTACGCTTGGGCCCGGTTATCCGGTGCGAAAGGCAAACGAACCGGTACGAGGCACGCTAAACCCATTTTAACCATATCCACCGGCGCGCGGGAGGCCGCGCGCCGGTGAAAGGGAGCGGTGGTCGCGCGGTCTCAGTCCAGCACTTGCGGATCGCGGGCCGGGGTGCCGACCGGGGGAAGCGGCTGCGGGACCAGCGGCGCAATCGGCTCGGCAGCGATCTTCGCTTCCAGCCAGTTCACCGCCGCGGCCAGTTGCGCGTCCTCTCCGGCATAGGTCGCGTGCGGCGGATTCTCGACCGCGATGTCGGGCGAAACGCCCCAGCCTTCGACCAGCCAGCGACCGTCGAGCCCGTATTGCGCATATTCGGCGATCCGGACCATGCCGTTATCGGTCAGCGGGTTGCGGCCCGACAGCCAGATGCCTGCGCCTGCGGTGCGCTTGCCGATCAGCGGCCCGATGCCGAGCGACTTGATTCCGGCGGCGAAGGTCTCGCCATCGGAATAGGTGCGCTCATCAATCAGCACCGCGATGTGACCGCGATAGGCGTCCTGCATATTGGTGTAGGGCGTGCCGCCTTCGGTCGCCCAGAAGGCCCAGGCGCGGCGCAGCAACTGGGTGATGATCACGCTGTCGACATTGCCGCCATTATTGCCGCGCACGTCGATGATCATCCCGTCCTTGTCGAGTTGAGAATAGAACTCGCGCGCGAAGGTCGCGACGTCGTCGCCGCCCATGGCCTTCAGCGCGATGTAGCCGACATTGCCGTTCGAAAGCTGGCTGGTTTGCGTCTTCTTGTGCTCGACCCGGTCATACCAGCGGGCCATGTAATCGCCGCCGCCATCCATCGGCTGGACGATGGTGGAGACGCTCGCCCCGCCGCGCTGCATGTCGAGCCGGACTTCCTGACCCACCTTGCCTGCGAGCGCCTGCGCCAGGTCTTCCATGTCGCGCACCGCGCGGCCATCGACGCGGGTGATGACGTCGCCATTGCGGACGTCCACGCCGGGCCGTGCGAGCGGCGGGCGCATCGAGACGAGATCGCGGTCGTTGAGGAAGATGCGGTCGATCCGCACCCCGCCATCGACCGGAGTAAGCTCGGCGCCGAGATAGGCGCTCTGCACGTTCTCCTCGTCGCGCGGAACATCGCCGGCGCGGACCTGGCTGTGGAGGATGCCGAGCGGCGCGGCCATCTGGCCGAGGATCGCGTTCAACTCGCTGCGGCTGCCGATCCGGTCGACCAGCGGCTCGATCCGGGTGCGCACCGCCTCCCAGTCGAGCCCGCGCAGTTTGGGATCGTAGGCGAAGTCGCGGTGCATGCGCCACGCATCGACAAACATCTGGTGCCATTCGGCTTCGGGATCGACCTGCAGCTTCCAGTCGCCCACCCGCACTTGCGTGCCGTCGAGATCACCGGGCATCTTGGCGCCTGCGGGGACCAGCGCGATCACCGGGTTGCCGGGCGATCCGCCGAGGACCATCGCGGTCTTGCCGTCGCGCGACAGTTCGAACGCGCCGGCCTTGGGAGCGAACGTCTCGATTTCCGGATCGTCGCGATCGATCTTGATCGAAACGACGTCGCGATCCCTGCCGGTGTAGAGAAAGCCCTCATTGGCGTACAGCATGCCGCCGACGCCCGAAGCGCCCGGCACCTTGTAGAGCCGGTCGGCAAGACCTGCGAGAACGATCCGGGCGCTCTTCGCCTCGTCGTCCTTCTTGTCGCTCTCGTCCTTCGCGTCCTCGTCTTCCGCATCGCCGGTTTCGAGCTCTTCGGGCTCGTCGGCGCCGCTCAGCTCGTTCTCGTCGGTGAAGCGGAACTCGGCCTCGGGATCGAGCTGCAGCGCGTAGATCTCGCCGCGATCGGGGAACGAGGTGCCCATGTTGCGATCGCCCCACGGATGGCCGGGATCGGGCGCAAAATTGCGGTCGGACACGAAATAGAGCCACGCGCCGTCATGCGCGAAGGCGGGGGCGTAATCGTTGTACTTGGCCGAGGTCGCCTGCACGCGGCGACCGGTGGCGAGATCCTGTACGAAGATCGCGCCGCGCCCGCCCGATCCGCCGACCAGGTCCTCGCTATAGGCGATGTATTTCCCGTCGGGCGAGAAGCTGATGCTGGAGAAGGGCGAATCGTTGCCCGTCCGGTTCTTCGCCAGCTGGGTGACGCGGCCGGTCGCGATGTCGACCTTGGTCAGCCGCGCGGCCTTGTCCCAGGCGATGATCGTCTTGCCATCGGGCGCGACGTCGAAGCCCCAG is part of the Alteriqipengyuania halimionae genome and encodes:
- a CDS encoding phosphoserine transaminase, encoding MNDLPARKPARPYFSSGPCAKPPGWNPAEIATEVMGRSHRSKLGKARLKKSIDLLREVLEVPESHRIGIVPASDTGAVEMAMWSMLGARPVTTLAWESFGEGWVTDAVKQLKIDPTVIRADYGDLPDLLQVDWSNDVIFTWNGTTSGVRVPDADWIAVDREGLTIADATSAVFAQDIDWDKVDVLTFSWQKVLGGEGAHGVLILGPRAVERLESFTPDRPLPKIFRLTKGGKLIEGIFKGETINTPSMLAVEDAIWALEWAKGIGGLSAMKARANANAAALDAIVKERDWIGHLAADPANRSNTSVCLTVEGADTDMIKRMAALLEEHDAAYDVAGYRDAPAGLRIWCGATVDTADIEALGPWLDWAYETVSH
- the serA gene encoding phosphoglycerate dehydrogenase produces the protein MKPKVLISDKMDPKAAEIFTANGCDVDVKPGMTPDELKSVIGEYDGLAIRSSTKVTPEILEAATNLKVIGRAGIGVDNVDIPAASAGGVVVMNTPFGNSITTAEHAIAMLFALARQIPMADRETKAGEWPKSKYMGVELTGKTLGLIGAGNIGSIVAARALGLKMKVIAFDPYLTADRAVEMGVEKVDLDTLLARADFITLHTPLTDETRGILSAENLAKTKKGVRIVNCARGGLIDEAALKDALESGQVGGAALDVFETEPAKESPLFDAPNFICTPHLGASTTEAQVNVAIQVAEQMADYLTTGGVTNALNVPSLSAEEAPKLKPYMALAEKLGSLVGQIATGNITSVAIEVEGAAAELNQKPITAAVLAGIMSHYSQSVNMVNAPYLAKERGLEVSEIRNQREGTYHTLLRITYVADKGKRSVAGTLFGDAAPRLVELAGVNIEAALEDEMIYIVNEDTPGFIGRIGSLLGDHGINIGNFNLGRRATTGEAVLLLSVDQPVGQDVIDAACELESVKRVKALSF
- a CDS encoding aldo/keto reductase, with product MTDQPTLPLNDGRHIPQLGFGTWQIDEDNAPDAVRAALEAGYWLVDTAAIYKNEEGVGKGIGDWSDIFLQTKIWNASQGYERTKKAMDNSLSRLGREHVDMLLIHWPCPDNDLFVDTWKAMIEIRDEGKAKSIGVSNFREQDLKRIVDETGVTPALNQIELHPSFQQREMRKVHEDMGIVTQSWSPLGQGNGMSNETVKAIAEETGQSASAVIIRWHIQHGFTVLPRSTNPDHIRDNFSALSFELSDDQMAKIDALDSEDGRMGPNPGEFNDG
- a CDS encoding DUF1501 domain-containing protein is translated as MFIGKLDDITRRAFLQRSGQFAIAGAASSYALGLHNIAQAAAFDGGGGYKALVCIFLFGGNDHSNMIVPFDASNYARYSAIRGGNGEAGGGIAIPRADLAATALTTPEDQRLTDDIRYAMNPFMPRMARRFAEKRMAPLLNVGPLVAPLTLEQYKSGNHRAYPRPAKLFSHNDQQSTWQSFNSEGSTVGWGGRLGDLALSSNHNAIFTCVSAGGNAVFLPGSNAFGYQVSNKGAVGVNALSRNVYGHSGAREALRSLMTQSSGHVLEADYARTCQRSIQTEGFLNDALSKVSVITDFNDPGGNNRLAGQLEIVARMIAARSALGVKRQVFFVSMGGFDNHDDLMAKHGPLMGQLDFAMDAFYRATVELGVADAVTSFTASDFGRTLASNGDGSDHGWGSHHMVLGGAVNGGRFFGTAPHIGLDTPDQVGQGRLLPTTSVDQYSSTLARWFGVAPSELPTIAPNIGRFATADLGFMG
- a CDS encoding DUF1800 domain-containing protein, producing the protein MGIELEAAPHAADDHVREIEGDAPRDATALKSAAPLAAALALAACGGDSGGSPAPPTGEGGGGGGPPPPTVAKPATDAAAARFLLHAGLSASIGDIEAVKRDGYEPWLDARMAAPVARTGRSWMNAQGYDRVDSNKYFNNSSLADHMAWAQLMMPEDGVRRRIALALSQFFVVSTNGVNFAWRSQAMAKYWDILSARAFGNFRDLLEDITLNPAMGVWLNTRGNRAADSKGREPDENYAREVMQLFTIGLYRLEQDGTPTLGSNGAPIETYTNDDVTGLAKVFTGYDFDYSQNTKIPRPDAPGSSVDSIEYTQLPMTTDPSKWKYTRKSGFHSALEKSFLGTTIPAGTGPEAALKTALDTLFNHPNVGPFFGQQMIQRLVTSNPSRAYVSRVAATFADNGSGQRGDLRAVFKAILLDQEALSADSLTSWGFGKLREPMLRLAQWALTFGATSSDGRWQVQNLSDADDELAQSPLRSPSVFNFYRPGHIPSNSQAAANDMVAPEFQIVDEISIAGYVNFIEKVIENKHWALKGVSAPYTAELALAHQPDKLVDRLSLLLTADQLTDATKTLIRDALAEKTVTESSSESDKQKRVFLAVLLVMASPEYLVQK
- a CDS encoding S41 family peptidase → MKRIAASVVSLLAIAASTPAFADEGYYQYPTARGDVLVFASEGDLWRASRDGGAAIRLTNHEEEESNAHLSPDGTMVAFNAGYDSGNDVYVMPVAGGAPTRVTFLGGSVQTVGWTPDGKVVFATTNDEGGLGEVLHTVSPDGGDPQAIALWRANDATFGSDGTLFFARRGLYARARDNAVMYRGGGTAQLWKWRMGSNGEATQLLPDFAAGIRMSMAYGGRIYFVANESGADAVWSVAEDGSGVRQESEEMPFPVLQATIDNGEVFLQNGADIHVFSTTAKSMRKLSIDIVTDREQTRERAIANPLENMTAARMTPSGESVAITARGRVALGFPKQRRRIEFPVPLDARARDAVEGPDGTYVYLILDQDVHGDLYRMPADGTGEPEPVTQGYDTYIWGFDVAPDGKTIIAWDKAARLTKVDIATGRVTQLAKNRTGNDSPFSSISFSPDGKYIAYSEDLVGGSGGRGAIFVQDLATGRRVQATSAKYNDYAPAFAHDGAWLYFVSDRNFAPDPGHPWGDRNMGTSFPDRGEIYALQLDPEAEFRFTDENELSGADEPEELETGDAEDEDAKDESDKKDDEAKSARIVLAGLADRLYKVPGASGVGGMLYANEGFLYTGRDRDVVSIKIDRDDPEIETFAPKAGAFELSRDGKTAMVLGGSPGNPVIALVPAGAKMPGDLDGTQVRVGDWKLQVDPEAEWHQMFVDAWRMHRDFAYDPKLRGLDWEAVRTRIEPLVDRIGSRSELNAILGQMAAPLGILHSQVRAGDVPRDEENVQSAYLGAELTPVDGGVRIDRIFLNDRDLVSMRPPLARPGVDVRNGDVITRVDGRAVRDMEDLAQALAGKVGQEVRLDMQRGGASVSTIVQPMDGGGDYMARWYDRVEHKKTQTSQLSNGNVGYIALKAMGGDDVATFAREFYSQLDKDGMIIDVRGNNGGNVDSVIITQLLRRAWAFWATEGGTPYTNMQDAYRGHIAVLIDERTYSDGETFAAGIKSLGIGPLIGKRTAGAGIWLSGRNPLTDNGMVRIAEYAQYGLDGRWLVEGWGVSPDIAVENPPHATYAGEDAQLAAAVNWLEAKIAAEPIAPLVPQPLPPVGTPARDPQVLD